One stretch of Streptomyces sp. NBC_00443 DNA includes these proteins:
- a CDS encoding metallophosphoesterase family protein: MRLLLMSDTHLPKRAKALPAPLLAELPRADVVFHAGDWVDSATLDLLESRSARLIGVHGNNDGPDLRARLPEVAYAELGGLRFGVVHETGPAQGREARCAARFPDLDVLVFGHSHIPWDTTASTGLRLLNPGSPTDRRRQPHCTYMTATVTEGGLGEVELHKLPPR, encoded by the coding sequence GTGCGCCTGCTGCTGATGTCCGACACTCACCTGCCCAAACGCGCCAAGGCACTGCCCGCTCCGCTGCTAGCCGAACTCCCGCGCGCCGACGTCGTGTTCCACGCTGGGGACTGGGTCGATTCGGCCACGCTCGACCTGCTGGAGAGCCGCAGCGCCCGACTCATCGGCGTCCACGGCAACAACGACGGACCGGACCTGCGAGCCCGGCTGCCCGAGGTGGCATACGCCGAGCTCGGCGGCCTGCGCTTCGGCGTGGTCCACGAGACCGGGCCCGCCCAGGGCCGTGAGGCGCGCTGCGCGGCCAGGTTCCCCGACCTCGACGTCCTGGTCTTCGGCCACAGTCACATTCCCTGGGACACCACCGCGTCCACCGGTCTGCGTCTGCTCAACCCGGGCTCACCGACCGACCGCCGCCGCCAGCCCCACTGCACCTACATGACGGCGACCGTGACCGAGGGCGGGCTGGGGGAGGTGGAGCTGCACAAGCTGCCGCCGCGCTGA
- a CDS encoding glycosyltransferase family 2 protein, which translates to MPVKVSVVVPVYNPGVYVEDCIGSLLRQSLPPDEYEVIFVDDGSTDGTPARLDALAAAESRVSVVHQENSGWSGKPRNVGVAAARGEYVMFVDNDDYVGDEALERMYDYGVANGADVVVGKMAGKGRGVPVELFRRNHPRATVDNAPLIDSLTPHKMFRRAFLDDIGLRFPEGRRRLEDHVFVTEAFLRASNISVLSDYVCYYHVRRDDASNAGFQRFDPGGYFKNLREALDVVERYTEPGPLRDRLFRRWLRVEMVERMRARRLLALPADYRRDLFEEIHQVVVERFGPGVAAGLQPTQQVVAALIAADRYDDVEAFAEWEAGIALTAVPEHVAWEDGALRVAFTAEFASAGEPMTFAAGTARTPLDGPPEDLAAAVAWVGADSVARFDRATADLLVRERVSAAQYFQPVEFTREEVPVGDNGLVRLVLRATATVDPAGLTRAGLWDALVRVKLGGWTKECRLGPALRGNRPAPYAAVTGGHVVLPYWTSPHAHLALDVDRATHRVGLGALTPAEITLSGARLHARLPLHVPGDGTEATLRLTVSGTAHDVPATLSPQGSGALLEAVLPLGELRGATWRAALGVPGPRFLPLPFALRSGVGGVGVVQAPRPSALRHFARRARRRIGTALGRATTRLRALARRR; encoded by the coding sequence ATGCCGGTCAAGGTCAGCGTGGTCGTCCCCGTGTACAACCCGGGGGTTTATGTCGAGGACTGCATCGGGTCGCTGCTGCGGCAGTCGCTGCCTCCGGACGAGTACGAAGTGATCTTCGTCGACGACGGTTCCACCGACGGCACGCCGGCCCGGCTCGACGCGCTGGCCGCCGCGGAGTCCCGGGTGAGCGTCGTTCACCAGGAGAACTCCGGCTGGTCCGGCAAGCCCCGCAACGTCGGCGTCGCCGCCGCCCGGGGCGAGTACGTGATGTTCGTGGACAACGACGACTACGTCGGCGACGAGGCCCTGGAGCGGATGTACGACTACGGCGTCGCCAACGGCGCCGATGTCGTGGTCGGCAAGATGGCCGGCAAAGGCCGCGGGGTGCCGGTGGAGCTGTTCCGCCGCAACCACCCGCGCGCCACCGTCGACAACGCGCCGCTGATCGACAGCCTCACCCCGCACAAGATGTTCCGCCGCGCCTTCCTCGACGACATCGGCCTGCGTTTCCCCGAGGGCAGGCGGCGGCTGGAGGACCACGTCTTCGTCACCGAGGCCTTTCTGCGTGCGAGCAACATCTCGGTGCTCAGCGACTACGTCTGCTACTACCACGTCCGCCGGGACGACGCCTCGAACGCCGGCTTCCAGCGCTTCGATCCGGGCGGCTACTTCAAGAACCTCCGCGAGGCCCTGGACGTCGTCGAGCGGTACACCGAGCCGGGGCCGTTGCGCGACCGGCTGTTCCGGCGCTGGCTGCGGGTGGAGATGGTCGAGCGGATGCGCGCCCGGCGGCTGCTCGCCCTCCCGGCGGACTATCGCCGGGACCTGTTCGAGGAGATCCACCAGGTCGTCGTGGAGCGCTTCGGTCCCGGTGTCGCGGCCGGGCTGCAGCCGACGCAGCAGGTCGTCGCCGCGCTGATCGCCGCGGACCGGTACGACGACGTCGAGGCGTTCGCCGAGTGGGAGGCCGGCATCGCCCTTACGGCCGTCCCCGAGCACGTGGCGTGGGAGGACGGCGCGCTGCGGGTCGCCTTCACCGCCGAGTTCGCGTCCGCCGGTGAGCCGATGACCTTCGCCGCCGGGACGGCCCGTACTCCTCTCGACGGCCCGCCCGAGGACCTCGCCGCGGCCGTCGCCTGGGTGGGCGCCGACAGCGTCGCCCGGTTCGACCGGGCCACCGCGGACCTGCTGGTGCGCGAGCGCGTCAGTGCCGCCCAGTACTTCCAGCCGGTGGAGTTCACCCGGGAGGAGGTGCCGGTCGGCGACAACGGCCTGGTCCGGCTGGTCCTGCGGGCGACCGCCACCGTGGACCCCGCCGGCCTCACCCGGGCCGGCCTGTGGGACGCCCTGGTCCGCGTCAAGCTGGGCGGCTGGACCAAGGAGTGCCGTCTGGGCCCTGCCCTGCGGGGGAACCGCCCTGCTCCGTACGCCGCTGTGACCGGCGGTCACGTCGTCCTGCCGTACTGGACGTCACCGCACGCCCATCTCGCCCTCGACGTCGACCGTGCGACCCACCGCGTCGGCCTGGGCGCCCTCACCCCTGCCGAGATCACACTCTCGGGCGCCCGCCTGCACGCACGGCTCCCCCTGCACGTCCCCGGCGACGGCACCGAGGCGACGCTCCGGCTCACCGTGTCCGGCACCGCCCACGACGTCCCCGCCACGCTGTCCCCGCAAGGGTCCGGGGCGCTGCTGGAGGCCGTGCTGCCGCTCGGCGAGCTGAGAGGGGCGACCTGGCGGGCAGCGCTCGGCGTGCCGGGGCCGCGCTTCCTGCCGCTGCCCTTCGCCCTGCGCTCCGGGGTCGGCGGAGTGGGCGTGGTGCAGGCGCCGCGACCCAGTGCACTACGGCATTTCGCCCGCAGGGCACGCCGCAGGATCGGTACGGCCCTGGGTCGGGCGACGACCCGGCTGCGCGCCCTGGCCAGGAGGAGGTGA
- the rfbC gene encoding dTDP-4-dehydrorhamnose 3,5-epimerase has protein sequence MRSLGIEGAWALEPKVFPDDRGSFHEWYRGAEFREATGHDLSLAQANCSVSRRGVLRGVHFSDVPPGQAKYVTCVRGAALDVVVDIRLGSPTFGRWEVLRLDDDSRHALFLAEGLGHAFMALTDDATVVYLCSTGYAPEREHGVNPLDPDLAIAWPEDIPPVLSPKDAQAPSLAQAREAGLLPSYEDCTAHYDRLRAGGGSATP, from the coding sequence ATGCGCTCGCTCGGCATCGAAGGCGCCTGGGCGCTGGAACCCAAGGTCTTCCCGGACGACCGGGGCAGTTTCCACGAGTGGTACCGCGGCGCGGAGTTCCGCGAGGCGACCGGCCACGACCTGTCGCTGGCCCAGGCCAACTGCTCGGTCTCCCGCCGGGGCGTACTGCGGGGCGTGCACTTCTCGGACGTGCCGCCCGGTCAGGCGAAGTACGTCACCTGTGTGCGCGGCGCCGCCCTCGACGTGGTCGTCGACATCCGCCTCGGCTCCCCCACCTTCGGCCGCTGGGAGGTCCTGCGCCTCGACGACGACAGCCGGCACGCCCTGTTCCTCGCGGAAGGCCTCGGGCACGCCTTCATGGCACTCACCGACGACGCCACGGTGGTCTACCTGTGCTCGACCGGCTACGCCCCCGAGCGCGAACACGGGGTGAACCCGCTGGACCCGGACCTGGCCATCGCCTGGCCCGAGGACATCCCACCGGTGCTGTCCCCCAAGGACGCACAGGCACCGTCCCTGGCACAGGCGCGAGAGGCGGGCCTGCTCCCGTCGTACGAGGACTGCACCGCCCACTACGACCGGCTACGCGCTGGAGGCGGTTCGGCAACGCCCTGA
- a CDS encoding class I SAM-dependent methyltransferase produces the protein MKRHEFLRELHKVSGNRNYLEIGVNDGRSLRLSRVPTIAVDPAFKVVTEIRCDVHLVKATSDDFFARDNPLVHLRGGRHPVRNLRRGRKPFGYWRRTVLDLSFIDGMHLFEYALRDFMNIERHSDWTSVIVFDDMLPRNVDEAARDRHTGAWTGDVYKIAEILGRYRPDLVTVLVDTQPTGQLVVFGADPRNTVLRDRYDEIVAEYEVPDPQKVPEAILDRASAVAPEELLGAGFWRSLARARRLGVRRGRAWVPLRLAIAGVASGG, from the coding sequence GTGAAACGCCATGAGTTCCTGCGGGAGCTGCACAAGGTCAGCGGCAACCGCAACTACCTGGAGATCGGCGTCAACGACGGCCGCAGCCTCCGGCTCTCCCGCGTGCCCACCATCGCCGTCGACCCCGCCTTCAAGGTCGTCACGGAAATCCGCTGCGACGTCCACCTGGTCAAGGCCACCAGCGACGACTTCTTCGCCCGCGACAACCCGCTCGTCCACCTCAGGGGCGGCCGTCATCCGGTGCGGAACCTGCGCCGCGGCCGCAAGCCGTTCGGGTACTGGCGGCGTACCGTCCTCGACCTGTCGTTCATCGACGGCATGCACCTGTTCGAGTACGCGCTGCGGGACTTCATGAACATCGAGCGGCACTCCGACTGGACCAGCGTGATCGTCTTCGACGACATGCTGCCGCGCAACGTCGACGAGGCGGCACGCGACCGGCACACCGGGGCGTGGACCGGCGACGTGTACAAGATCGCCGAGATCCTCGGGCGGTACCGGCCCGACCTGGTGACCGTTCTGGTCGACACCCAGCCCACCGGGCAGCTCGTCGTCTTCGGGGCCGATCCCCGGAACACGGTGCTGCGGGACCGGTACGACGAAATCGTCGCCGAGTACGAGGTGCCCGATCCGCAGAAGGTGCCCGAGGCCATCCTGGACCGGGCGTCGGCGGTGGCTCCGGAGGAGCTGCTCGGGGCGGGTTTCTGGCGGTCGCTGGCGCGGGCCCGCAGGCTCGGTGTGCGGCGTGGGCGGGCGTGGGTGCCGTTGCGGCTTGCGATTGCGGGGGTTGCCTCCGGCGGTTGA
- the rfbB gene encoding dTDP-glucose 4,6-dehydratase has translation MNLLVTGAAGFIGSTYVRTLLARDAPDAPGAPRITVLDKLTYAGTLDNLELGHPRLEFVQGDIRDAELVDKLMAEADQVVHFAAESHVDRSIAGAGDFVLTNVVGTQTLLDAALRYGVASFVHVSTDEVYGSLETGSATETDILRPSSPYSASKASADLLALAYHRTHGLDVRVTRCSNNYGPHQFPEKVVPLFITNLLDGERVPLYGEGLNVRDWLHVDDHCAGVELVRTKGRSGEVYNIGGGTELSNRDLTALLLRACGAGWDQVEHVEDRKGHDLRYSVDWTKARTELGYRPRHDFASGLAGTVAWYRDHRAWWEPLKRRVGGEHG, from the coding sequence ATGAACCTTCTCGTCACCGGCGCCGCCGGCTTCATCGGCTCGACCTACGTCCGCACGCTGCTCGCCCGCGACGCACCGGACGCGCCCGGGGCGCCGCGGATCACGGTGCTGGACAAGCTGACGTACGCCGGCACCCTGGACAACCTCGAACTCGGCCACCCCCGGCTGGAGTTCGTGCAAGGCGACATCCGGGACGCCGAACTGGTCGACAAGCTGATGGCCGAGGCCGACCAGGTCGTGCACTTCGCCGCCGAGTCCCACGTGGACCGCTCGATCGCCGGCGCCGGCGACTTCGTCCTCACCAACGTGGTCGGCACCCAGACCCTGCTGGACGCGGCCCTGCGCTACGGCGTCGCCTCCTTCGTGCACGTCTCGACGGACGAGGTCTACGGCTCGCTGGAGACGGGCTCCGCCACCGAGACGGACATCCTGCGGCCCAGCTCGCCGTACTCCGCCTCCAAGGCCTCCGCCGACCTGCTCGCGCTCGCCTACCACCGCACCCACGGCCTGGACGTCCGCGTCACCCGCTGCTCGAACAACTACGGCCCGCACCAGTTCCCCGAGAAGGTCGTCCCCCTGTTCATCACCAACCTCCTCGACGGCGAGCGGGTCCCCCTGTACGGCGAGGGACTCAACGTCCGCGACTGGCTGCACGTAGACGACCACTGCGCCGGCGTCGAGCTCGTCCGCACCAAGGGCCGCTCCGGCGAGGTCTACAACATCGGCGGCGGCACCGAGTTGAGCAACAGGGACCTGACCGCCCTGCTGCTCAGGGCCTGCGGCGCCGGCTGGGACCAGGTGGAACACGTCGAGGACCGCAAGGGCCACGACCTGCGCTACTCCGTCGACTGGACCAAGGCCCGCACCGAACTCGGCTACCGCCCCCGCCACGACTTCGCGTCGGGCCTCGCCGGCACCGTCGCCTGGTACCGCGACCACCGCGCCTGGTGGGAACCCCTCAAGCGCCGCGTCGGCGGGGAGCACGGATGA
- a CDS encoding glucose-1-phosphate thymidylyltransferase, translating into MKALVLSGGAGTRLRPITHTSAKQLVPVANKAVLFYGLESIAAAGITEVGVIVGDTAPEIQDAVGDGSKFGLEITYIPQERPLGLAHAVLIARDYLGDDDFVMYLGDNFIVGGIAGLVDEFRSNRPDAQILLTRVQDPRSFGVAELDDAGQVVGLEEKPEHPKSDLALVGVYLFTPVIHDAVRAITPSWRGELEITHAIQHLIDARADVRCTVIKGYWKDTGNVADMLEVNRTVLEGLARRIDGEVDDASETVGRVVVEEGARIVNSRIVGPAVVGAGTVVEDSYVGPFTSIAQNCRISDSELEFSIVLRNSSIEGVGRIESSLIGRHVEVTPAPSVPSAHRLVLGDHSKVQIHT; encoded by the coding sequence ATGAAGGCTCTCGTGCTGTCCGGTGGCGCCGGTACGCGCCTGAGGCCGATCACGCACACTTCGGCCAAACAGCTCGTGCCGGTCGCGAACAAGGCCGTGCTCTTCTACGGGCTGGAATCCATCGCCGCCGCCGGGATCACCGAGGTCGGTGTGATCGTCGGTGACACCGCCCCGGAGATCCAGGACGCCGTCGGAGACGGTTCCAAGTTCGGTCTGGAGATCACCTACATTCCCCAGGAACGGCCCCTGGGACTGGCCCACGCCGTGCTCATCGCCCGTGACTACCTCGGCGACGACGACTTCGTGATGTACCTCGGCGACAACTTCATCGTCGGCGGAATCGCCGGCCTCGTCGACGAGTTCCGCAGCAACCGTCCCGACGCCCAGATCCTGCTCACCCGCGTCCAGGACCCGCGTTCCTTCGGCGTCGCCGAACTCGACGACGCGGGCCAGGTCGTCGGCCTGGAGGAGAAACCGGAGCACCCCAAGAGCGACCTCGCCCTGGTCGGCGTCTATCTCTTCACCCCGGTGATCCACGACGCGGTCCGCGCCATCACACCGTCCTGGCGCGGCGAGTTGGAGATCACCCACGCCATCCAGCACCTGATCGACGCCCGCGCCGACGTGCGCTGCACCGTCATCAAGGGCTACTGGAAGGACACCGGGAACGTCGCCGACATGCTGGAGGTGAACCGGACCGTCCTGGAGGGCCTCGCGCGCCGCATCGACGGCGAGGTCGACGACGCCTCGGAGACCGTCGGACGCGTGGTCGTCGAGGAGGGGGCGCGCATCGTCAACTCGCGCATCGTCGGCCCCGCCGTCGTCGGCGCCGGCACCGTCGTCGAGGACTCCTACGTCGGTCCCTTCACCTCCATCGCGCAGAACTGCCGTATCAGCGACAGTGAGTTGGAGTTCTCCATCGTGCTGCGGAACTCCTCGATCGAGGGAGTGGGCCGCATCGAGTCCTCGCTCATCGGCCGGCACGTCGAGGTCACCCCCGCGCCCAGCGTCCCCAGCGCCCACCGACTCGTCCTCGGAGACCACAGCAAGGTGCAGATCCACACATGA
- a CDS encoding SpoIIE family protein phosphatase: protein MVGEGAAERGTRRLRAEVALKTVAADPDSPDRLRRVLEQALVFGGATLAAVYAPGEDEDLLCLVESAGVPRTFYGLRDSYPRSGRSAVAGALRTGDARWLGPAELAARTESRRAPGRDFFLAALPTHGDEGGGCLLAVSERPGGFDSDDRECLELVADAVAFPALPAATDGGELPADAFSLAMDTGRVEVGDDILALFGLGPDEFDGKVETLLGLTVPEDLPSLMSVVEADHTALGDRDLEFRVLQPTGPPRWLRLRGRLLPGGEGLPARIVGTVADASTLRAEVTDVARVQRLAAALAIAGTVRDVSQAVVTALRKPLRADRIALAELENDRLVVTVLDPPDPESWPELWRVEWRTEWPDAPVRAMPTLAAALREGRAQIWPAGSQLEPALADVGPGGLAVLPLPAGGRTVGACLIGWDAPHDFGPDERALLTASAGLAGQALLRAHAFDAEHELVGMLQRQRLPRRLPRLPGAEAVARYLPTTAGLEVGGDWYDVIPLPDNHVALVIGDVQGHSAAAATLMGQMRTALRAYAAEGHPGRRRRPRQPPPHGHGDRPLRHLLLRRRRPGGGLRLVRARRSPPPVLRHPDGSTEIAEAEGGPPLGVLRQAGFPMSPLGLRPGTVIALTTDGLVESADSDIDTGMARLARDLARSDPAHLGLVADALLVGARRSDDIALLLMRYDGMAVRPLRESWTVWRVPQAVGHARRFTRRTLRAWGVPPQDMDGVLLIVSELVTNALVHTDGRVRLDLTLVNQRLRVAVADSSPRTPVKPASISWEATGGRGILLVEAMAATWGTVPVSGGKQVWSEIVLGG, encoded by the coding sequence GTGGTCGGTGAGGGCGCCGCGGAACGCGGAACGAGAAGGCTGCGTGCCGAAGTTGCCCTCAAGACGGTCGCCGCCGATCCGGACTCACCGGACCGACTGCGCCGCGTGCTCGAACAGGCCCTCGTCTTCGGCGGAGCGACACTCGCCGCCGTGTACGCGCCGGGCGAGGACGAGGACCTGCTGTGCCTGGTCGAGTCCGCCGGTGTGCCGAGGACCTTCTACGGGCTGCGCGACAGCTACCCCCGCTCCGGCCGGTCCGCGGTGGCCGGCGCCCTGCGCACCGGAGACGCACGGTGGCTCGGCCCGGCGGAACTGGCCGCGCGAACGGAGTCCCGACGGGCACCCGGCCGGGACTTCTTCCTGGCGGCCCTACCGACCCACGGCGACGAGGGCGGCGGCTGTCTGCTGGCCGTGAGCGAGCGCCCCGGCGGCTTCGACTCCGACGACCGGGAGTGCCTGGAGCTGGTCGCCGACGCCGTCGCCTTCCCCGCCCTGCCGGCGGCAACGGACGGGGGCGAGCTGCCGGCCGACGCCTTCAGCCTCGCCATGGACACCGGCCGCGTCGAGGTCGGCGACGACATCCTGGCCCTGTTCGGTCTCGGACCGGACGAGTTCGACGGCAAGGTCGAGACCCTGCTGGGCCTGACCGTCCCGGAGGACCTGCCGTCGCTGATGTCCGTCGTCGAGGCCGACCACACCGCCCTCGGCGACCGCGACCTTGAGTTCCGGGTCCTTCAGCCCACCGGCCCGCCGAGGTGGCTCAGGCTGCGCGGTCGCCTGCTGCCCGGCGGCGAGGGGCTCCCGGCCCGCATCGTCGGCACGGTGGCCGACGCCTCCACCCTGCGCGCCGAGGTCACCGACGTGGCCCGCGTCCAGCGCCTCGCCGCCGCGCTCGCCATCGCAGGCACCGTCCGCGACGTCAGCCAGGCCGTGGTCACGGCCCTGCGCAAGCCGCTGCGCGCCGACCGCATCGCCCTCGCCGAGCTGGAGAACGACCGCCTCGTCGTCACCGTCCTCGACCCGCCCGACCCCGAGTCCTGGCCCGAGCTGTGGCGCGTGGAGTGGCGTACCGAATGGCCGGACGCGCCGGTGCGAGCCATGCCCACCCTCGCCGCCGCCCTGCGCGAGGGCCGTGCCCAGATCTGGCCCGCAGGCAGCCAGCTGGAACCGGCCCTCGCCGACGTCGGCCCCGGCGGCCTGGCCGTCCTGCCGCTGCCCGCCGGGGGCCGGACGGTCGGCGCCTGCCTGATCGGCTGGGACGCCCCGCACGACTTCGGACCCGACGAGCGCGCCCTGCTCACCGCCTCCGCCGGCCTCGCGGGCCAGGCCCTGCTGCGCGCCCACGCCTTCGACGCCGAGCACGAACTCGTCGGCATGCTCCAGCGCCAGCGGCTCCCGCGCCGGCTGCCCCGGCTGCCCGGCGCGGAGGCCGTCGCCCGGTATCTGCCCACCACCGCCGGACTGGAGGTCGGCGGCGACTGGTACGACGTGATCCCGCTGCCCGACAACCACGTCGCCCTCGTCATCGGCGACGTCCAGGGCCACAGCGCGGCCGCCGCCACCCTCATGGGCCAGATGCGCACCGCGCTGCGCGCCTACGCCGCCGAAGGACACCCCGGACGTCGTCGTCGACCACGCCAACCGCCTCCTCATGGACATGGAGACCGACCTCTTCGCCACCTGCTGCTACGTCGACGTCGACCTGGAGGAGGGCTCCGCCTGGTGCGTGCGCGCCGGTCACCCCCGCCGGTCCTGCGCCACCCGGACGGCAGCACGGAGATCGCCGAGGCGGAGGGCGGCCCGCCGCTCGGCGTGCTGCGGCAGGCAGGCTTCCCGATGAGCCCGCTCGGGCTTCGGCCCGGCACGGTGATCGCCCTGACCACCGACGGCCTCGTCGAGTCCGCCGACTCCGACATCGACACCGGCATGGCCCGGCTCGCCCGGGATCTCGCCCGCTCCGACCCCGCGCACCTCGGCCTCGTCGCCGACGCCCTGCTCGTGGGCGCCCGCCGCAGCGACGACATCGCCCTGCTCCTCATGCGCTACGACGGCATGGCCGTACGGCCCCTGCGCGAGAGCTGGACCGTCTGGCGTGTCCCGCAGGCCGTCGGGCACGCCCGCCGCTTCACCCGGCGCACCCTGCGCGCCTGGGGTGTGCCGCCGCAGGACATGGACGGCGTCCTGCTCATCGTCTCCGAACTCGTCACCAATGCCCTCGTGCACACGGACGGCCGGGTCCGCCTCGACCTCACCCTCGTCAACCAACGGTTGCGTGTGGCCGTCGCCGACTCCTCGCCGCGCACACCGGTCAAGCCGGCCAGCATCAGCTGGGAGGCCACCGGCGGGCGCGGCATCCTCCTGGTCGAGGCCATGGCGGCGACGTGGGGAACCGTGCCGGTCAGTGGCGGAAAACAGGTGTGGAGCGAGATCGTCCTGGGCGGCTGA
- a CDS encoding SapB/AmfS family lanthipeptide — protein MALLDLQTMETEEYTGGGSVASLLLCASQASITLCL, from the coding sequence ATGGCACTGCTCGACCTGCAGACGATGGAGACCGAGGAGTACACCGGCGGCGGCAGCGTGGCCAGCCTCCTCCTGTGCGCCAGCCAGGCCAGCATCACGCTCTGTCTCTGA
- a CDS encoding ABC transporter ATP-binding protein: MRRTTTPADDASRALLRAATRHSGARTAALCLVATAGTGAGLLLPAALGRTLDLLLARAPATGWVLCCAGLVLLLALLDGCQSVLVGTVDARTAAWLRRRLTGHVLAVGPRATARFGAGDLVARLVGNAAQAGTAPAARAALLAALAGPVGGIVALGLIDLWLAAVLLAGAPVLAVLLRTFARDTSRCVTRYQQEQGRIAAAFAEAVDGHRTIRAAGATDRETERILRPLPELSRAGHQMWRVQGRAAAQAVTVAPLLQLGVIAVAGVLLTRHRLSVGEMLAASRYAVLATGVGVLVAQLASLARARAAAGRLGEVVAEPAPTHGRRRLPPGPGRLELRGVSARRGGHTVLDGIDLVVPGGTTVAVVGRSGAGKSLLAALAGRMADPDDGEVLLDEVPLPELTHDDLRRAVAYAFERPALLGGTVEDAIGLGLPHPSPTRIREAARTAHADDFICRLPNGYGTALADAPRSGGESQRLGLARAFAHDGRLLILDDALSSLDTVTEARITEALTGGSSATRLLVAHRAATAARADAVAWLDGGRVRAVGRHEELWDIREYREAFTGEEPA, from the coding sequence ATGAGGCGCACGACGACTCCTGCCGACGACGCTTCCCGCGCGCTGCTGCGTGCGGCCACCCGGCACAGCGGGGCCCGTACGGCGGCCCTGTGCCTGGTGGCCACCGCCGGGACCGGGGCCGGGCTGCTGCTGCCCGCCGCGCTCGGGCGGACCCTGGACCTCCTGCTGGCCCGGGCACCGGCGACGGGCTGGGTGCTGTGCTGCGCCGGACTCGTGCTGCTGCTCGCCCTGCTCGACGGATGCCAGAGCGTCCTCGTCGGCACCGTCGACGCCCGGACGGCCGCCTGGCTGCGGCGGCGGCTGACCGGTCACGTGCTGGCCGTGGGCCCGCGGGCCACCGCCCGCTTCGGGGCCGGCGACCTGGTCGCACGCCTGGTCGGCAACGCCGCTCAGGCCGGCACGGCACCGGCCGCCCGTGCCGCACTGCTCGCCGCGCTCGCCGGACCGGTCGGCGGCATCGTCGCCCTCGGCCTGATCGACCTGTGGCTCGCGGCCGTGCTCCTCGCCGGGGCGCCGGTACTGGCCGTCCTGCTGCGGACCTTCGCTCGGGACACCTCCCGCTGTGTGACGCGCTACCAGCAGGAACAGGGCCGGATCGCCGCCGCGTTCGCCGAGGCCGTCGACGGCCACCGCACCATCCGCGCGGCGGGTGCGACGGACCGGGAGACGGAGCGGATCCTGCGGCCGCTGCCCGAACTCTCCCGCGCCGGGCACCAGATGTGGCGGGTGCAGGGGCGGGCCGCAGCCCAGGCCGTCACCGTGGCCCCGCTGCTGCAGCTCGGTGTCATAGCCGTCGCCGGCGTCCTGCTCACCCGGCACCGGCTGTCCGTCGGCGAGATGCTCGCCGCCTCCCGTTACGCGGTGCTGGCGACCGGCGTCGGCGTGCTGGTCGCCCAGCTCGCGAGCCTGGCCCGCGCCCGGGCGGCGGCCGGACGCCTCGGCGAGGTCGTCGCCGAGCCCGCCCCCACCCATGGCCGGCGCCGGCTGCCGCCCGGCCCCGGCCGCCTGGAGCTGCGCGGCGTGAGTGCCCGGCGCGGCGGACACACCGTGCTGGACGGGATCGACCTGGTCGTCCCCGGCGGGACCACCGTGGCCGTGGTCGGGCGTTCCGGCGCGGGCAAGTCGCTGCTCGCCGCGCTCGCCGGGCGCATGGCCGACCCGGACGACGGCGAGGTCCTGCTCGACGAGGTGCCACTTCCCGAGCTGACCCACGACGACCTGCGCCGCGCCGTCGCCTACGCCTTCGAACGCCCCGCCCTGCTGGGCGGCACCGTCGAGGACGCGATCGGCCTGGGCCTGCCGCACCCCTCCCCCACCCGCATCCGGGAGGCTGCCCGCACGGCCCACGCGGACGACTTCATATGCCGTCTGCCCAACGGCTACGGCACCGCACTCGCCGACGCCCCGCGCTCCGGCGGCGAGTCCCAACGCCTCGGACTCGCCCGGGCGTTCGCCCACGACGGCCGCCTGCTGATCCTCGACGACGCGCTGTCCAGCCTCGACACCGTGACGGAGGCGCGCATCACCGAGGCCCTGACCGGCGGCTCGTCCGCCACCCGCCTCCTGGTCGCGCACCGTGCGGCGACAGCGGCCAGGGCCGACGCGGTGGCCTGGCTGGACGGCGGGCGGGTGCGCGCGGTGGGGCGGCACGAGGAGCTGTGGGACATCAGGGAGTACCGGGAGGCATTCACCGGGGAGGAACCGGCGTGA